ATCGAACTGGCAACAACAATGGAATTTTTAGCGATAATTTCCTTATATTGACATAAATAATGATGACAAAAAAATGGCTAAAATCTTAACTTAATACGAAGTAATGGATTATTTcttaaaattgataacaaaAGTTTTCTTAGCCTAAAATAATGTAATCGGCAAATGAATTTAAACTCAGAACTGTAATTATTTTTGTTCCTGTCATTTGATGCACTAACACTAAACACGAAATTTGTTAACAATTACGAAATTAGATGCGAAGAATGAGAAGGATTTCCTTAAACAaaaaaggattttaaaaaaaaaaaattaaattaactaAAAACATTGAACTCCGATGCTTATTTCACAGGCACAACAAAGGCACAACACTCAATACTTCAAACCAGAAGATGACAGTGCTTCGTGTATTAAAGTAACCCTGTCGCTGTTCACTTTCTGATTGAATTCTTAATAACATGAATTTTGAATCGCCTAAATAGATCTTTTGAAAAACTATACCTTCACCAACACTTTTCTTAAAATTATGTCAAGGAGTAGAAAATCATCTGTTATGTCAAAGTATTTAAGCAtgtaatttaaactttttaatccCTAATTAGCTTGTAAGGCACAAAAATTATCAGGCAAAAGTTGTTAATAATTCTGTATAAAGAACATGTCGTATAAATTTGAAGTGTAGCAACAGCCAGTCTGAATCGAAAAATACAATGCGACCTAATGGGATAAGTtcgtgatgacgtcattaaaatgaaTAACCGATGCAAAAGGCTGACAATCTCGTATTCTTATTCCAGATGCGCATTTTAGCAATTCGTATTGTTATTATAGACACACAGTGCCATTTGTACCACTACCACTGCTGCTACACAGATTTACCATTCACCAATTTCGTAGGTCACCTACCTGTTGGACAAGGTGTATTCCATATGTTAACATACGCGTACTAAAACGGTCTTTACTTAGAGTGGTTCTGCGTAACTGTTATACAGATGTCAGTTTAACACTAGCAGAAGAAGCAGTGTATGATAAAACAGAGAATTTTTTTGGTTCTTACCAAATTGTAAAGTAAATCGAATACTTAAAGCTTTTCGCCGTTTTTGTGTGTGCTCAAGTGTTCTGTTCCTATTTAAGTAGTAACACATTTTAGTACATTCAAGGTAAAttataaatatctttttttacaaaaattaatgtTCTAAAAGGGCTAGCTATTTTTATAAGCTCGATGAATTTTCATCAACCAGAAACAAATAGAATTGAACTTAATCTTGTTGTTTTTCTCACCTTAATAAATTTACTGTAACATGTCATTAAAATTACTTTCGCTCAGCAAGAAATAATGTGACGCAGCCACGCAGTCTATTTAAAACGTGGCATCTATTGTTCTTTCAAACAAGTATCTGTCAAACGATATGCTCAGCCCGGAGTCAAATGTCGGCTTTTCTTACACGAATATGTGAGTATTAAAAccgttaaattaaaaatataacaaggaTATTTCAACTTTAGAAAATCGCATCAACAACGTTAACCCTACGTGAACTGAAGAACTACTCAACTTCTTTTCGACAAGAGCTGATTCAGACCTTTAATTGTGTTATTAATTAATTGCAGTGATTATGAACACGCACCTACGAAGTGCAAAGAACTACAGCGTACTTAGAAAACAGCATGTGTATTTCTCTTTGCTGGATTTTTAGGGATaatttcgagtaatagccaatatctaaaTCGCCGAGCGGATGGGACCCAAATATTTCGCATACAGGTGCTttatagataaataaaaaactcattAAGTATCATAACCAAGCAACATAGAAAAAAacagttattaataaaaaaacggCAGGGGGGGGGGTCGGAATCAGCCCTCTCCCCAACCTTGGACCGAATAGGGGTAAGACTAATAAGTCATATAATAAGTTATCCTTAAGATTAAAAACGAATagttcattttttgtttttacaacaccCGTAACAGTAATACCTTCTGAAACGTTTTATTTTATGCCATGATGAATTCTTAACTGCTTTTGACATCAGCCTAAGACAACCATGTCATGCCTCCAGCGGGAAAGACTAAATACTTTAGAATATGGAGTAGTTGTATTCTTACCAAAGAAATTTGTAACATAGATTACTGGTACCCATGGTTGGCTTACTTGATGTAATATACAAAGTACTGCAAAGTTAAATTGTAGATTGTAAAAATTGCATACATGATTTTATTGCGTGTTTAAGGACATTTCACTGGACCAAGAAGTTAAAGGAGAATATGAtaggtaaaaataaatacaaagagCTTTTAAATGCtccttttgtttatatttgacCAACACCTATAATAAAAGTTACAATTGTCATCTAATATGGCTTGTTTCGTCGAAGTTTATTGTAGTAACATCGGTAGCTACTTTTTCGGTAGAAAGACTTTCCGCAGTAGCCGTACAATTTTTTGCTGTAACATCGACGTCGGTGACAGAAATGTGTTCGCTTGTCACAAAACCCATATCCACAGATTCTGTACCATCTTTTCAAGTAGCATCGACGTCTCCAACAGAATTGAATATGTTTGTTGCAAACCTTATGTCCACATATGCGGTACCATTTTTTTGAGTAGCATCTTCTCTTCCAGCAAAACTGAGTACGTCTGTTACAAACACTGTAGCCACAGATACGGTAATACCTCTTTGCATAGACACGTCTTCGGAAGCACAGTTGACTTTTGATGTTGTAGATGTTTTTTCCGCAATAACGATAGTATTTTCTACTGTAAAGTTTGTTTCGGTAGCAATAGTGGGTTGCAGAGCTATAGCGTCTGTATGGTCCACCTAGGAGAGAAATATAAGATGAATTCTAATAACTATTTAATTCTAGTAGGCACTGTCACCGGAAAACACTGAGTAAACTCCCtataaaaactataaacaaaGAACTTACATCTTCTGTAGTAAGTGGGATCTTCAAGATCAATTGATTCGCTGGTGTTATCCTGTTCTACTTCTTCTGCAAGCGCAAAAGCACAAATGCCGATCAATGCAAGAGCTATGTACAGCTTCATTCTCTATGAAAAGATTTTGTTGTATAATAATAACCGTCGTGTAACACAAGATTTCGTCGTAGTTAAAAAAAGTAGATGCACTTACCTGTTTCTGTACTTTTGTCTCTCAGGGATACAATGTAAAACTGCATGATATTTTCCCCGTTATATACCTTTGTAAAAAGTGCTTAATCatgaaaagataaaataaatgaataaaatatttacCGCTAATTATATCAGCACATGCCTTAATAAGGTTATCAAGACCACAGTTGCATTTTGGACGTATTGGAAACCCATTGATGTCAATTGTCAagggaagaaaataatttaaataaagcaGGACAGGAAGTGACACTACAATTTCTGTTTAACGGTTCAGGTTCTTTCGTTTCACCTTTAGTAGGAAATTTAGGAAAAAGTTTTGCAGCGGAAGTATATGTTGTTAGTATTATGTCATCAGATTTTTGTTGTAGTGTAGTGTCGTTTACAGACTTCATCTGTGGGAGATGCTTTAATAACAGCAATGCGATCATTTTCGTTGCTAGACTTCTATTTAAGTGATTAAGTACTATTTATACCAGATCTACAATAAATATACAGcctaaatatttttcattaatttaatgttGCATCTAAAATGTGAACTTGAGAGCATTAGGTCAGTAAAGATAGAAGTTGCAAAGGATGTTAAGTTATAAGGTTCTGTCATAAAGTAGTTGGTGATTTTCAAGTCGGTCTAATCAAATAACGTAAGATCGTTAGTCTCAAACTCTTGACCTGTCCCAATTTTTGCTGGCATCAGCACGAATATTTTCTCTTAATTTTGGACTTTTTTGGCGTCCGACGTGAATTATTTCGGTGTGCAGGTGCGCTGGGAAATGTTACTAGCAAAATTTGCAAAGTTAACGACTTGATAGCCTGCTGGTTGCGGAGTACAGGCCATTGGAACCTTTTGATCATGTATAAAAAGTCTCAATAAAgctgttattgttttgttgagtttgtccacgattgtagttatttcttgtataaggattttctttttgaaaagtAGAAGGAAATGACCTTCCTAACGTTTGATAGGTGAAGTATTATTCCAGCATAAACTAATAAAATGGCAACTGCGTGACAACTTTAAGTCCTGTGTGCCGAATACATGTCTTTCATTGCAAAATTTGAGTCAATTTATTGCACTGATTGGTTCCCATCAGCTGATTTTAAACTATCCAGTCCCTATGTGTAGCTCTGTAAGCCTATTACATTTCCAAAATAGAAGTGAAAACTCACTTTTCTTAGGTTGCACATTTAACCCTTAGAGAGTGAGAAAATATGTCTTTTGATTGTTTGATTCTATTATTATCTAGTCTTTAAGTGCGACAATTAGTGATTTCTTTTATGATCTAATAATTCCGTAAAGACAATTGTGGTGTTGTAATGCTGCTGAAACAACCATGCGCCATGTTGACGACTGGTCGACAATCATTACATTTTTTACATAGTAATATTTTCAGTAGGTGATAAGTAGATTCGTTTTATCATTAGCTAACCATTAATACATTATTTGTATATCATGGGGTGAATGATTTAGAATGTCAAGGATAGTCAAGGGGTTTAGAGAAATGTAGCGTATCCCAGAAACTATCGTTACTTCTATCTACGCCTTCTTTAGGGACAGAAATTTATGTTAATTGCATACTCAGTAACGATAGTAATCACCCAAGAATGCTAATGTAATCAAGATTTTTAGCCGATTTAATTGTAAAAGATTCTATTGCTGCGCCATCGAAAGTAATTATAG
The genomic region above belongs to Hydractinia symbiolongicarpus strain clone_291-10 chromosome 4, HSymV2.1, whole genome shotgun sequence and contains:
- the LOC130641276 gene encoding zinc finger protein 578-like translates to MKLYIALALIGICAFALAEEVEQDNTSESIDLEDPTYYRRCGPYRRYSSATHYCYRNKLYSRKYYRYCGKNIYNIKSQLCFRRRVYAKRYYRICGYSVCNRRTQFCWKRRCYSKKWYRICGHKVCNKHIQFCWRRRCYLKRWYRICGYGFCDKRTHFCHRRRCYSKKLYGYCGKSFYRKSSYRCYYNKLRRNKPY